Genomic DNA from Setaria italica strain Yugu1 chromosome V, Setaria_italica_v2.0, whole genome shotgun sequence:
CATCCCCCGCCTCCCCACCGATCTCCTCCGCCGGGGCCTCCCCCAGGTCGCCACCGTGCTCCGGCGGGTTCTCTTGGGAgtgcggtggcggcgagccggcggagGCGTCCATGCAGATAGACACGGCGACGAGCAGAGGAGAGAGATGGTGTATGTGTCGCCGTCTCTCTGTGGTGTAGGTGTGGAGGTGGGTGCAGTTACTGAGCAGATAAACAGGGaagcaggaggtggaggggggaagaggagagaggagggaaccGAGATGCGGCTGCGTGGCACACGTGGCGGCCGCCTAGGGCTGTGGGGAGCGCTCCACCGCCCACGCCAGCCTCTCCTCGGCCACCTTACTTATCGCCCCTGGCGAGCACCCGACATCTCTCTCGGACAAGTGGGACCGGAAATAACTGGGCCCATTTGTCATCGAGATTATGCTAACCGAGAGCACCCGACATCTCTCTCGGACATCTCTCTCACTGTGCATGCTCCTGGTCACTGACCGTGGGCCACGTGCAgtggcccacatgtcagtgtAATGTATCTGTGACGTTGGTGCAAAACTTCGGCGCGTGCAAAATTTGACCGTTCAGGAAACGGAAACGGAAACGAAAGCACATGTTTTGCTCTTTCAATGAGGCGTGGGCCCCTCGAGTCCGTGCGTGGAAAAACAGGGTGCGCGTAGCTGTTCCGGCGCCGTAGGATGTccgtgtcgccgccgcgccgactGAGGGCCGAGTGTTGGAGCGATTCCCGGCCGTCCGATGCAGAGTCCACCTGAACCAACGGATAGAGGACTCGGTGGGTGCTAGAGGCTTGTCTGCGAAGCAGGAAGAGTTTCTCTACGCGCACTGCGTGAAGTCTACACGACTGGGGGTACTTCGGTGACTTGCGGTGGCCACGACGACGTGGAATGCTTCTATTGGTTGCAGCCCTTGCTGGGTTTGCGTGCATGAGAGACTTGCAGCGGCCAGCTCATCGGCGGCCGGAAAACGTCTGCACTTGCTTGTGGACGCATCGGTTGTTGGGAGAGTTATCTTCGATCTTTGTTTGAAAACTTCCTCCCCTAGCCCGAGTGACATAATCTGTAAGTCATTACATCATGATCCTACTTCATCTTTTGGCTCTTTGTATTATATTTTCTCTAGCATTTTCCCACCTAAAGATGGATAACCATAACTGCTTTCGTAGAAGATGATAAATATCTTAAAGATAGCGTGTACAGATGGTCGGGTTTTCCGTTTCACATTGTGCATATCAAAAGATATTTTTGATGGTTATACATTTACAACCGGTATGGAAAATTCTAAACTTTTACCGACTCGAGATCATTTAATCGAAAATAGGTTTAATATTTTCCAACTGGATGTGATGTACAATGCAACTACTTGTTCTATTATTTTATCACTAGACATTAAAATTTTCTGTTTTGAGGTGTCCGTTCACCATATAAAATATGTTTACATTAGTAATATGATCAGATTGGGGGTATAAGAATACATCCAATGGCTAATTTAATATACAATTTTATATCATTAGGTTCGAAGAAAAGTACTAGCGCTTAGGTTACACAAATCGAATTGTTAAGATTGAAATTTGGATAGGTGTTTTCCCAAAAAAATTGTTAGGCATCACAGGTTTATCTACAAAGGAGAAGCCGTTCATGTGGCACAAGTGTAAAACCTACACAACTGTCTACTTTGGTCACTTGCGGCAATTAGGATGATGTGGAATCTTACAAactataggttgcaaactttTTACAAAAGGTTGGTGTGCATGAGATTGAGAGCGAGACATGCATTGGCTAGCTCATCAACGACTAGAAAATATCTGTTACCCATGGATTGATAGGTTTAGATTTGAGATGGAGTCGTACTAGtttagatgattttttttcaaactttcGTTTGAAAACTCTCCCTTAGCTAGGATATAATCCATAGGCACTATatctcttttctttattttttctctttgtTTCGTACTTCCTTTAGTATTTCTATTACACTTAAAGATTTAGAAAAAATGACATATGCTTGACTTGACGCTGATTTGTACAAGGCTTTTATTTAACTGTCGATAGGAAGTACTTCAATTTTCCTAAATTACATATCAAAAGATGGCTTTAGTGTTTgccaataaaaaataatattcatgtatttattttattagtttatccatgtatgtattaAGTTTTTAAAAACTTTTTAGGTGTACTTTTGATTATTATATCATTTCATTCTATGACTCTACTACATGTACAATCCATGTATACCTAGGTCCTTAAAGTAAGGTTTGGTTACACACTAGGATAGATAATCTATTTATTGCTCACTAATATGTTTTACATGTGAATTAGAAAAACATTTACTACATAACCAATACCAATCTCATATCAACATCCTTTGTACACTAAAAGACCTACTTCAGATTTGTGGTGTATTTCTCTTATATGAGAAATATCATAAATTTATCATAATAGACTCACCTGTGTTTTCCTCATGTTTTTCAAGAAAATCATAAAATGATACGATTATTCTCTTATATTTAAATAAAAGCACTAGTGGTGTTCATTTTGTTCACATATGTCTTCACCTACTCACTAACAAAGGTAGCAATTGAGGTATTGTTCATCTTAGTTGGTCTGAATTGTGGGTGTTATAGtttatatatctatatctatatctatatatctatatctctatatatatatgctgCGCAATATATTTATTTTCACTTATCCTATGTCTCTCAATATATGATTGTATTTGAAATATGGACATGATTGTGTTTCTTCTTAAATAAATGCTCATAAGTAGCCCATAACAACTTGTTAGAGTAGGATGTGCATAAACAACAGTGCTAAACAAACCTAACTTTTGCAACCCAACAACTTAAAACAACCAGTACAATTGAAAGTAATATTCAAATAGTTTCATATTCATTGCAACAGACTAGTTCTGTTGTTTCAACATAAATTAACCACTAAATTTGTTATTTACACTTTTCATAAAAAGATTTATTTTTCTGTTGAAAAAACTTCTGTTGTTTACAATGTCATAAACTGCCTCTCAGAAGAAGCACGTTTCTGCCAATACGAAGATTAGAGCCACGTGGTACACAGTTGCGCCGATGAATGACCCCATCACGAGCAGCAAACGGGAACAAACCGGCGAAACCATCCGAGCCAGATGCGTCACCGGGGCAACACACCACCGTGCTGACTACCAGACCGCGACGACGCAACAGCAGGCAGGGAACTCAAACCGGTCGGACTCCACGGCGACGCACCAAAAAAGATAGCAACAGCCAACAGAGGAGGAGGCGAAGGCCCAAACGTTCGGGGGCCGAGCGGGATTTGGAAGCTGCGCAGCGCGCATCCCAAATCCCCCAATCCCGACCCCGACCCCGACCCCGATCCCGTCGCCAGATCTCGCGCCCCCCTCCCCGGGGCTCGATCGAatcagcggcggccgggggcgacCGGCGATTCGGGGACGGGGAGATCTCGCCGAGATTTGGGCCGGGCTGCGTTGGTGGGAGCCGGGGAGCCATGGCGTCGGCGCaggcgccctcctcctccgccgccccgtcgcGCAAGGAGCATCTCGAGGCCGGGAAGAAGCGGGTAGGTCCGTTGTTGCCTGTTGCTTGCGAGAAATGTAGTCCTTGGCCACCCGCAACCGCTAATTGAGCAATATGTTAGAAGAGGACGTAGAGAAATTAGGGGCACCTTGTTGCTTAGCGCGGTGACTATCGTGTCATTCAATTGTTTCTCTTGCGGTAGAGAAGCCAAATGCTATCAAATTCGTCTCGGCCCTTTTGCTTgcagtagagaattcaaatgaATGAAATTTGCCACATTATTTGAGGCTCAGTTTGCAACTTTTGAAATTTAGCTGCTTAGATCTCGCAATGCAGTCAGCCATCATCGAATGCCGATTCAGCAAATGTTTGACTAGAAATTGGCTTTAGAATAACAATGCTGTATTTTCTCTGATCCAGCTCGAGCAGTTCCGCAAGAAGAAAGCAGCAAAGAAGGCCACTGCCATAGCAGCTAGTGCAGAGCCGGCAAAACCGCCTGCTCCTGATGTAGTGGAGAACCCCCCTCCAATTGCCAGTACAGCTAGCTCGGGAGACGGGCTGGTGTCTGATGTAGAGCCAAACCAAGAAAGCACATCTTCTGTGCCATCTGCTGTATATGAGAGTGGCTCAGCAAGTTCTTCCAGAGGTGCAGAATCCCTGTCAAATGGTCCTGTCAGTGTAAATGCTTCAGTTGGGGTTAGTAATGTTACACCCCAGCAAGATGGTGTTAGTGATGTAGGAAGTAAGTTCTATGGGAACTTGAGCTTCTCCGACCTTGTTAATGGTCATCATGAGAATTGGAGAGGTGACGCTGCCCTTAAAAGGGACGAGCACAGTCCCGACAAGGATGTGCAATCAACATCTAAATTAAGTGTCTTTGGGAACACAAACAGTTTGAGTTTACCTTCTTCTACCAACACCTTGCCGAGTTGGGGAAGAAATTCTTTATCAGATCAAGTACGTGATACCGAGCAATCTAGTTCATACTCATCCAGCACCATTTTTGGAAAGTCTGAAAGTGCTTACACTCAGGATTACTCCACAAGCAATGACCTCTTTGGTCGGTTGAGAGGTAAATTTGATATCTTATTTTTCTATGCGTAAACAACATCTAATAATTAATAACTCGAGCCTGGGGctcttttgcttttcttttttctctatGTAGCTACCTCCAAAGACTCTTCCAAAGTGGAACAATCTGTGTATGCCAGCAGTATGGATTATGGCAATACCTTCAGTAGTTCTAGGATTACTGATAGTGTAGATCATGATACAAATGTTGGAACTTGGAATGCAGCGGATTCCACACCTGTTAATTTTGAAAAACAGGATCCTTTTCTGTCATCTGGTTATCCAACTGCATACACTCGATCAAGGCCATCATTTCTTGATTCGATCGGAGTACAAAGGACCCCTCCAACAACTCAAGCCTCGTATGGGGAGCCTGCAAAAGCTAATCAACTATCCGGCAATTCAAATTATCAGAGTTCATTTTTGCAGCAATCAAATCAACAATCCACTGGAAGTAATGTTGCAGATAACTCTCTTACATCAGGAAATCAGGAATATAGACACGAAAAAGGGTCATATGGCAGCCCCACCCCTCCTGATTTCTCGCTtttcaaagaagaaagaagtaTACAGCATTGCAATCAAACATCCCAAAACTTCACAACTCACTGGAAAGATGATGATTTTGCAGCACTAGAGCAGGTGATGAATGTTTAAACATTTTTAATCAATTTGTTATATGAATTTTCTTGAGAATATGATATTCTTATATTGATTAGAGCTGTTGTATAGTTGTAAAACTGCATAATAGACATAATACGATGAATCTAAATGTTGTATCATCCGATTTTATGCCACTAACACGAAACCTAGTTGCCTAGTTGTTTTTCGTATGGAAACTGAAACCTATGGAAAGAAAAGAACCACTTTTCTCTATCTACTCTGTGGGTTCACTTGATGAGTGATATTGTACAGCTTTATAAGTAGTTGCTTTTTTCTGTGTTCTGTGCTTCATAATCGTTTCCATACTTATACATGGCACTATCATGTGTTGTGACTGCACATTACATGCAAATTCTTTGTTGTCAAGATTAAATGATAGAGAGATTCTGTAAAATTAACTACTTTTGTCTTGGATATGTGTATTTTGACTCATCTAAGCCTTTTTCTTCTATAGGTTCTCTATCATTAAGAAGTTAGTAACTAGTGCTcatgtatttatttatttgtttattttatttagGCCCATCAACATATTATTAATggttttcttgtttggttgccaGCTCAtcgaagatttgacaaaagagAAGTTTTCCTTGCAACGTACTCTTCAGAAATCTCAAGAATTAGCGGAGAATTTGGCCACAGATAACTCTGCACTAACTGATAAGTTCAATCAACAGGTGTGTGCAAATTTCTCTGATGATTATCAGAATAGTTTCAAGTTGGATTTTTTATGATGAAATTTGTCACTGATGACCGTAAGAAATTCACAACGGAGGGAATCTTTCGATGATTGATTATAAGGCAAATGTTTGCTTAACTTTTAAACTAGTTTCTTCCTTGATTTGATTacaaaatcaaaatttttcttttGCTGTAATTTATTTGATGCTTAACTCTATTAAACTCTCTAGCATAACCTGTCAGAAAAGTGATTGCTGCATCGGTTACATGATTCGAATTCTCGGGTAAAATATATCCACAGAATCATATCAGTTAAACATAGTAATAACAGTGCTgtaaggaaaactagaactgaAGCCAAAGGTGCTAAGTTAGAATGTAATATCAAGCAACCCCAAGACTAGAGAAACAATAGTTTTTCCTATTGCTTGATCAATAGTCATCCATTTATTATATGTATTGCAGCTTGGTTTAATTTGGACGAAATAAATGTTTATTACACGTGTTTGTATCCGTAACTACTAATTAGTATACTGTATGATTCTTTTTTCACCATTTTCAAATACCAGGCACATGTAATCAGCCAGTtgacatctgacatggagaGATTGCAGGAAGAAATTCAAGCTCAACTGGTTAGGCCTGCTCTACCTTTCTAGCACCTAAATTTGGACAAAACGTATCCTCAATATTAGGACTGTAATTGCAGTACCTGTCATGTCAGTATCGATATGGATTGGTTGGGAACTTCAGGTTAAGGGTCTGAGGACCAGGATAAAGGCGATGTCGCTATACAGCACTAACTTTGTTTATCGCTATGCTTAATCCCCCTAGCACAACTGACTACCTTTATAAGGAGAGATGAGGCTTAAAGTAGTTGATGGACTAATATCTCAAAGTAAACCACTCAAACAAACCAGCTAAATTGCATCATCCCCTTTTGCCTCACCTATGTTTCTGCTGCTGCTCATATTCCTTGGGCGTGCTGTGCACTGCAGCTGCTCACAGACCCCCAAGGCCTGTACCATCTGCTGTGTATTTTTCATTTATTCGATAGTCCCACACTCCCACTGACCCTCCCCTACTCCAccaccaaaaacaaaaaactgcCCTACTGTCAAGTTAGGACCTATTGAATGATTTACTTTCAATGTTTTGT
This window encodes:
- the LOC101775560 gene encoding protein BLISTER, whose protein sequence is MASAQAPSSSAAPSRKEHLEAGKKRLEQFRKKKAAKKATAIAASAEPAKPPAPDVVENPPPIASTASSGDGLVSDVEPNQESTSSVPSAVYESGSASSSRGAESLSNGPVSVNASVGVSNVTPQQDGVSDVGSKFYGNLSFSDLVNGHHENWRGDAALKRDEHSPDKDVQSTSKLSVFGNTNSLSLPSSTNTLPSWGRNSLSDQVRDTEQSSSYSSSTIFGKSESAYTQDYSTSNDLFGRLRATSKDSSKVEQSVYASSMDYGNTFSSSRITDSVDHDTNVGTWNAADSTPVNFEKQDPFLSSGYPTAYTRSRPSFLDSIGVQRTPPTTQASYGEPAKANQLSGNSNYQSSFLQQSNQQSTGSNVADNSLTSGNQEYRHEKGSYGSPTPPDFSLFKEERSIQHCNQTSQNFTTHWKDDDFAALEQLIEDLTKEKFSLQRTLQKSQELAENLATDNSALTDKFNQQAHVISQLTSDMERLQEEIQAQLLALESVRTEYANAQLECSAADERAKVLAAEVILLEDKALKLRSSELKLEKEVEGLHSEISSYRRKVSSLEKERQHLQSTVEALQEEKKLLYSKLRNIPVNEKATAATEKPSADKRDASTATVDLDTGEISSSETLTSTVDTLEDAGTSILRSNNMSDFPSLEEVSSSIPDDQLRMIDNINSLMSELAVEREELLRALRIESSNCSKLKELNKDLTQKLEMQTQKLELLTSQRMANENVLAKPIDTRSINDATMYADEGDEVVERVLGWIMKLFPGGPKRRTSKLL